The Girardinichthys multiradiatus isolate DD_20200921_A chromosome 6, DD_fGirMul_XY1, whole genome shotgun sequence genome window below encodes:
- the acin1a gene encoding apoptotic chromatin condensation inducer in the nucleus: MADLEDVTLDGRPLQSLRVADLKAALEERGLSKSGQKNALIKRLKGALMLENLQKTSTTHVGLQPNSQIGEEMSQNSFIKQYLAKQQELLRHRLEREAREAYETNEQEGHTQVNNSTSCPPPTQEVTPAGQHKPPGPSDGEGFLGSVNAGQGNRNQEADVSSPPASGSMAMRAPASEQRSERGSASSEVAGDSDDDDSEEDGDDDEDWDNSAPRRSLREPARVPAARSGAAHHPQPQQQHIPSLLSPQLRQPTPPPSPPPELSFPLPDTPKQSPPSPPVAAARHSPSSSSSGSSSSDSRSSSPEPQRSGHAERKPGPLTLLARKMESEGAFSGGHWHGTDGEGVKQDSSSPMAFPGKGPPDGMGSTSILPGTHSAHIQIPVSIRKPAVAEERDRERVIEMERQNTLELERQEKLRQLEQKRAAEEERERAIALEQERVERQQAFEREKALQRELAQEKMRREMEEALAKKREEQERAMELERQKELERERVLEEERLQKERKEKEKRKQEEMERAMELERAKERERALEQERFEKEQALEAERREKEKLERDKAAEQERLEKERIEREKALEKERLEKERIEREKALEKERLEKERIEREKALEKERLEKERIEREKALEKERLEKERIEREKALEKERLEKERIEREKALEKDRLEKERIEREKALEKDRLEKERIEREKALEKERLEKERIEREKAFEKERLEKERIEREKALEKERLEKERIEREKAFEKERLEKERIEREKALEKERLEKERIEREKALEKERLEKERIEREKALEKERLEKERLVREKALEQEKLEKQRIEREKAAELERIEREQALQQRIEREKALEQEKLELEKKEKELIEREQALEKEERQRREREENKQAERQTALEQDKMQKERAEKERTHQIKREKALELEKVERTQAPDKEKALEQERLEKEKAKKMVEPQKKALQHEKERGSNLLPPISGSELGVTAQPAPNQKDFHPPLAQSEAQPVDSGSTPLSPQSSLKKFRFFRDSPGRPQSSSTSIVIKRPRTFSDTPQPRVSPVTLPTSAGEQKSGGHLSSTDQEDTQIQSKQDVTAASVGSTGTGSDSLNANRTTVNLVPREEGSKVEKIEATLPKTGESVEGKDGRKDSSIPEDKRGREAKKARRSSSNDSSSSESGSSSSRSSGSSSSSEDKLISPSRSRREEKRERGSSRIPVEAAESQSEDSKESPKVSPSEKELPVDRINTADGDVRTTNQATKATRTEDANRKRKHSEVEEEKQQLRQEKEAAVADPEKYSESSEETPKAFSARKISLSTSKPSPGSAEVEHETGAVAGRKRRWGSSTAVTAKKPSISITTESLKSLIPDIRPPVGQEAVVDLHPEEAALSGTEDEDRERSDQDLQIRRTVTQVVPIESQENGQKEAKTMRRGDFEEEDSQVEGESITAHEEQMDTSLPAAVETQSPTLASQDTETNTVTPSDTLIRRSISQQKTGVSITIDDPVRTTRQPSPPRGEASSIIHIWNLVRPFTLGQLKELLSRTGTLVEEGFWIDKIKSHCYVTYSSIEEAVATRAALHGVKWPQSNPKVLRVDFCQQNDLDYQRNSSVTADKPGGEDTGPAPGRGRTSGLPSLLPERDQWAEREREMERRERARAEREWDRDKVKEFGKAGEEREGGPQRSQSRERRRKERGKSKEKKIEKKAEDPPAKLLDDLFRKTKAVPCIYWLPLTEEQFLQREAARAERVKEREERRKEREKKRKEEEEEEEKKREEERKERTKAAGTSTGNRSEGEKDKGRDRERGRGRDRDRENDKRRDGYRRPGGSGAASGRRSRSRSEPRERRR; this comes from the exons ATGGCGGACCTCGAAGACGTTACGCTGGACGGGAGACCGCTCCAGTCCCTCCGTGTAGCGGACCTCAAAGCGGCTCTGGAGGAGAGGGGGCTGTCGAAAAGCGGCCAAAAGAATGCTCTCATTAAAAGGCTTAAAGGG GCCCTCATGCTGGAGAATTTGCAGAAGACCTCTACTACACATGTTGGACTGCAGCCCAACTCTCAG ATTGGCGAGGAAATGAGCCAGAACAGTTTTATCAAGCAGTATCTGGCTAAGCAACAAGAGCTCCTGAGGCACCGTCTGGAGAGAGAGGCTCGTGAAGCATATGAGACAAATG AGCAAGAGGGCCACACACAGGTTAACAACAGTACATCTTGTCCTCCTCCCACCCAG GAAGTCACACCAGCCGGGCAGCACAAGCCACCTGGGCCCTCCGATGGAGAGGGATTTCTTGGTTCAGTTAATGCAGGTCAGGGAAACAGGAATCAGGAGGCAGATGTGTCCAGTCCCCCTGCTTCTGGCTCTATGGCCATGCGAGCTCCTGCTTCAGAGCAGCGGTCAGAGCGAGGCTCTGCTTCCAGCGAAGTTGCAGGGGACAGTGACGACGATGACAGCGAGGAGGATGGTGACGATGATGAAGACTGGGACAACAGCGCTCCAAGAAGAAGTCTGAGAGAGCCAGCCAGAGTGCCGGCAGCACGGTCCGGTGCAGCGCATCACCCACAACCCCAACAGCAGCACATCCCTTCCCTTTTATCTCCTCAGCTCCGCCAGCCAACACCTCCTCCGTCCCCACCTCCAGAATTGTCTTTCCCCTTGCCTGACACCCCTAAACAGAGCCCGCCTAGTCCCCCTGTCGCCGCTGCCAGGCACTCGCCCAGTTCCTCCAGCTCGGGCTCCTCCAGCAGCGACAGTCGCAGTAGCAGTCCAGAACCACAGAGAAGTGGCCACGCTGAGCGTAAGCCTGGCCCACTTACCCTTCTGGCGCGTAAAATGGAGTCTGAGGGTGCCTTCTCTGGAGGACATTGGCATGGCACTGATGGTGAAGGTGTTAAGCAAGACAGCAGTTCACCTATGGCTTTTCCTGGCAAAGGGCCTCCAGACGGCATGGGTTCTACCAGTATACTTCCAGGCACACATTCAGCCCACATCCAAATACCTGTGAGTATACGCAAGCCCGCTGTAGCTGAAGAAAGAGACAGGGAGAGGGTGATTGAGATGGAAAGACAAAATACACTTGAGCTGGAAAGGCAGGAAAAACTGAGACAACTAGAGCAAAAACGAGCTGCAGAGGAAGAGCGAGAGAGAGCCATCGCACTAGAACAGGAGAGGGTTGAGCGACAGCAGGCCTTTGAAAGAGAAAAGGCTTTGCAGCGAGAGCTTGCTCAAGAAAAAATGAGACGGGAGATGGAAGAAGCCTTGGCTAAAAAAAGGGAGGAGCAAGAGAGAGCCATGGAACTAGAAAGGCAGAAAGAGCTTGAAAGGGAGAGAGTGTTGGAGGAAGAACGTCTACAGAAAGAGAGGAAGGAGAAGGAAAAACGGAAACAAGAGGAGATGGAGAGGGCGATGGAGCTAGAAAGAGCCAAGGAGAGAGAACGGGCTCTTGAGCAGGAGAGGTTTGAGAAAGAGCAAGCTCTGGAAGCTGAAAGAAGAGAGAAGGAAAAGCTAGAGAGAGATAAAGCTGCTGAGCAGGAGAGATTGGAAAAGGAAAGGATTGAGAGAGAAAAAGCTCTCGAGAAGGAAAGATTGGAAAAGGAAAGGATTGAGAGAGAGAAAGCTCTCGAGAAGGAGAGATTGGAAAAGGAAAGGATTGAGAGAGAAAAAGCTCTCGAGAAGGAGAGATTGGAAAAGGAAAGGATTGAGAGAGAAAAAGCTCTCGAGAAGGAGAGATTGGAAAAGGAAAGGATTGAGAGAGAAAAAGCTCTCGAGAAGGAGAGATTGGAAAAGGAAAGGATTGAGAGAGAAAAAGCTCTCGAGAAGGACAGATTGGAAAAGGAAAGGATTGAGAGAGAAAAAGCTCTCGAGAAGGACAGATTGGAAAAGGAAAGGATTGAGAGAGAAAAAGCTCTCGAGAAGGAGAGATTGGAAAAGGAAAGGATTGAGAGAGAGAAAGCTTTCGAGAAGGAGAGATTGGAAAAGGAAAGGATTGAGAGGGAAAAAGCTCTCGAGAAGGAGAGATTAGAAAAGGAAAGGATTGAGAGAGAGAAAGCTTTCGAGAAGGAGAGATTGGAAAAGGAAAGGATTGAGAGGGAAAAAGCTCTCGAGAAGGAGAGATTGGAAAAGGAAAGGATTGAGAGGGAAAAAGCTCTCGAGAAGGAGAGATTGGAAAAGGAAAGGATTGAGAGGGAAAAAGCTCTTGAGAAGGAGCGATTGGAAAAGGAAAGGTTAGTGAGAGAGAAAGCTCTCGAGCAGGAGAAATTAGAAAAGCAAAGAATTGAAAGAGAGAAAGCTGCAGAGTTAGAGAGAATTGAGAGAGAACAAGCTTTACAACAAAGAATAGAAAGAGAAAAGGCTCTAGAGCAAGAAAAATTGGAGCTggagaagaaggaaaaagaactAATTGAGAGAGAGCAAGCATTGGAAAAAGAGGAAAGacaaagaagagagagagaggaaaacaAGCAGGCTGAGAGACAGACAGCTCTGGAACAAGACAAAATGCAGAAAGAAAGAGCTGAAAAGGAAAGGACACATCAAATCAAGAGAGAAAAGGCTTTAGAACTGGAGAAAGTAGAAAGAACACAGGCTCCGGACAAGGAGAAGGCTCTGGAACAGGAAAGATTGGAGAAGGAGAAAGCCAAGAAGATGGTAGAGCCACAGAAGAAGGCACTGCAACAtgaaaaagagagagggagTAACCTTTTGCCTCCAATAAGTGGCAGTGAGCTGGGTGTCACTGCCCAGCCTGCCCCAAACCAGAAAGACTTCCATCCTCCGTTGGCCCAGAGTGAAGCCCAACCCGTAGACTCTGGTTCCACGCCTCTTTCTCCACAATCATCACTTAAGAAGTTTCGCTTCTTCAGGGACTCTCCAGGACGACCTCAGTCCAGTTCGACCTCTATCGTTATCAAGCGGCCCCGTACATTTTCGGATACACCCCAGCCTCGGGTATCCCCCGTCACCTTACCTACCAGTGCTGGGGAGCAAAAATCAGGAGGACACCTGTCCTCAACTGACCAGGAAGACACACAGATTCAGTCCAAGCAGGATGTTACCGCTGCATCTGTAGGTTCTACAGGGACTGGTTCTGACAGCCTGAATGCCAATCGAACAACAGTGAACCTAGTTCCCAGAGAAGAAGGATCCAAGGTGGAGAAAATTGAGGCAACATTGCCAAAGACTGGAGAGTCTGTTGAGGGGAAGGATGGTAGAAAAGACTCTTCAATCCCTGAAGATAAGAGGGGTAGAGAGGCAAAAAAAGCAAGACGATCATCGTCCAATGATTCCTCTTCTTCAGAATCTGGGTCATCGTCATCTCGATCATCTGGTTCATCCTCATCTTCTGAAGATAAACTGATCTCTCCCTCCAGGAGTAGAAGG GAGGAGAAACGTGAAAGAGGCTCATCACGAATTCCTGTGGAGGCAGCCGAGTCTCAGTCTGAGGATTCAAAAGAGAGCCCAAAGGTCTCCCCTTCTGAAAAAGAACTGCCTGTAGACAGGATTAACACTGCTGATGGAGATGTTCGCACTACA AATCAAGCGACCAAGGCAACAAGGACAGAGGATGCAAACAGGAAGAGAAAACACAGTGAGGTGgaagaagaaaagcaacaaCTAAG GCAGGAGAAAGAGGCTGCAGTGGCAGATCCAGAAAAGTATTCCGAGTCCAGCGAGGAG acGCCGAAGGCTTTCTCCGCACGTAAGATCTCCCTTAGCA CTAGTAAACCGTCTCCAGGCAGCGCAGAGGTGGAACATGAGACCGGGGCCGTGGCAGGTCGCAAGAGGAGGTGGGGGTCCAGCACAGCCGTCACTGCCAAAAAACCTTCCATCAGCATCACCACTGAATCGCTCAAG TCCCTGATTCCTGACATCAGGCCGCCTGTAGGCCAGGAGGCTGTAGTCGACCTACATCCAGAGGAAGCTGCTCTGTCTGGGACTGAGGATGAAGACCGGGAGCGTTCTGACCAGGACCTTCAGATCCGACGCACCGTCACACAG GTGGTGCCTATTGAAAGCCAGGAGAATGgacaaaaagaagcaaaaacaatgaGGCGGGGAGACTTTGAGGAAGAGGATTCTCAGGTAGAAGGGGAAAGTATAACAGCCCATGAGGAGCAGATGGACACGTCTCTCCCAGCTGCTGTGGAGACTCAGTCGCCAACACTAGCGAGCCAAGATACTGAAACCAACACTG TGACACCCAGCGACACCCTCATTCGTCGCTCCATCAGCCAGCAGAAAACAGGCGTTTCCATTACTATTGATGACCCGGTTCGCACAACAAGGCAACCTTCACCACCTCGAGGCGAAGCCTCCAGCATTATTCACATCTGGAACCTG gTAAGGCCATTCACACTCGGCCAGCTGAAGGAACTGCTCAGCAGAACTGGCACTCTGGTGGAGGAGGGCTTCTGGATCGATAAAATCAAGTCCCACTGCTACGTCACT TACTCAAGTATTGAAGAGGCAGTCGCTACACGGGCAGCTCTTCATGGAGTGAAATGGCCTCAGAGCAACCCAAAGGTTCTTAGAGTGGACTTCTGCCAGCAGAATGAC TTGGACTACCAGAGAAACTCCTCGGTTACAGCCGACAAACCCGGAGGAGAGGACACAGGACCTGCCCCAGGACGAGGACGAACATCAGGCCTTCCCTCTCTTCTCCCTGAGCGGGACCAGTGGGCTGAGCGCGAGCGGGAGATGGAGCGCAGAGAACGGGCCCGAGCAGAACGGGAATGGGATCGAGACAAGGTTAAAGAGTTTGGGAAAGCTGGAGAAGAGAGGGAGGGAGGTCCCCAAAGGTCGCAGTCCAGAGAGAGACGACGAAAGGAGAGAGGAAAGAGCAAGGAGAAGAAGATAGAAAAGAAGG CCGAGGATCCCCCTGCAAAGCTGCTGGATGACTTGTTCCGCAAAACCAAAGCGGTTCCCTGCATTTATTGGCTCCCACTCACAGAGGAACAG TTTCTTCAACGTGAAGCTGCTCGAGCAGAACGGGTAAAAGAGCGCGAGGAACGGCGGAAAGAACgtgagaaaaaaaggaaagaggaagaagaggaggaggagaagaaaaggGAAGAGGAGCGCAAGGAGAGAACGAAAGCCGCAGGCACCTCTACAGGAAACCGGAGTGAGGGTGAGAAGGACAAGGGCCGAGACCGGGAAAGGGGCAGAGGTCGAGACAGAGACAGGGAGAACGACAAACGCAGGGACGGGTACCGTAGGCCAGGGGGCAGCGGAGCGGCCTCCGGCCGGCGCTCACGCAGTCGGAGCGAACCAAGAGAAAGGAGGCGCTGA